The Hymenobacter monticola DNA segment GATGTCGATGAACGCCATGATGGCCGGCATGCTGCCCACCATGGTGATTCTGATGACCCGCGACATGCGGGCTATGGAAGCCACTTCGCCCTGGTTCTGGGCGGCCATGTCGGCCGCAACGCTGGTGGGCGTGGTGGTCTCTTACCCCGTCAACTACTGGCTGGTTAAAAACCAGCTCAAGCACGGCATGGGCACCGAGCGCGCATTGGGCAAAGGCGGGGCAGCACAGGAAGAAGTCAGTGCTTTGGCGCATGCCGGCCATTCCATGGGCGGTATGTCGCACTCCGTGGCCCCCGCGACGGCGCACGGCGGGCACGCCATGGCCGCGATGCCTATGAGCACGGAAGGCGGAGCCCAGGTGTCGGGCGTGCGCAAAGCGGCGGTCACCTTGATAACGCTGGTGATGCTGGCGGTCGGCTATTGGTTGGCGGCTCGCTACGGCGACTTATCCATGCGGCCGGGCGAGCCGATGGAAGCCATGCCCGGCATGGATATGCCGGGCCACCAAATGTAAAAAGCCAGCGCAGCCCCCAACGAGTTGTGGGGCCGCGCTGGCTAAATCAACATGCAGGGTGTTAGCCTGCAGCGGTTAACCAGCGTTTAGGCTTTTTTTACGAGGGCCATGCCGCACTTGGGGCAGCTGCCGGGCTTGTCGCT contains these protein-coding regions:
- a CDS encoding DUF4396 domain-containing protein — its product is MHNTPWAPNWALWVWFGLTLLSVLYVAWDLFTRTPEMKVMKWGWVLVTLYTGPVGLLIYWFSCREPSPGTHEAFIAPLWKQAVGSTIHCAAGDATGIIVAAALTGYFGLSMGVDIWIEYAAGFVFGLFIFQALFMKDMMGLSYGEALRQSFLPEWMSMNAMMAGMLPTMVILMTRDMRAMEATSPWFWAAMSAATLVGVVVSYPVNYWLVKNQLKHGMGTERALGKGGAAQEEVSALAHAGHSMGGMSHSVAPATAHGGHAMAAMPMSTEGGAQVSGVRKAAVTLITLVMLAVGYWLAARYGDLSMRPGEPMEAMPGMDMPGHQM